One Euphorbia lathyris chromosome 1, ddEupLath1.1, whole genome shotgun sequence DNA segment encodes these proteins:
- the LOC136211029 gene encoding uncharacterized protein, translating to MEQFRQIGEVLGSLKALMILQDDIRINQRQCCLLLHIFTSAFNIIAEEIKLNLKLEERTVKWKPLEEPLRELYRIFKEGEVYIRRCLDSRDWWGKVVSLHQNRDSVEFHVHNLLTCFSAVIEAVENVSEISGLDQEEMRKKRVMLARKYDRSWNDSKLFQWRFGKQYLVCSEICSLVESSIKEDGWLLVGTMQEKIKSESVTKNEQRLGDLFIKKLNRQQVVNGKLPSSSILLGAEDYQVRRRLDAGGQYKEIQWLGESFALRHFYEDIKPLSSEIATLLSLSHPNIVQYLCGFYDEEKKECFLIMELMNKDLFTYMKENSGSRRQVLFPLPVVVDIMLQIARGMEYLHSQKIYVGDLTPANVFLKPRKSTEGYFHVKVSGFGLSSIENPSSRYYSPAEQNASSPCIWHAPEVLAEQEPTSKTSPRKYSEKADVYSFGMLCSGLLTGKLPFEDGHLQGDQMTKNIRAGERPLFPSLSPKYLVNLTKKCWHSDPNHRPSFSSICRVLRYIKKFLVMDPPIEGQLIMQSPPVDYSDLEAGFLKSHRTEKNTVSQIPFQMFVYKLAEREKISSSFRSKHTEITNGGTLKSWDENTSVMEDPITLGSMSPDIKPICYDLKSNGTEESDRKLPSDFWSARTETQDKKIVQKKKTVNFRSRKNPVNTKTRTPGKSSGWNPPGHGTKAGREKLLASRSLSPGKLRSNGQAVVLEKS from the exons ATGGAGCAATTCCGGCAGATAGGGGAGGTATTAGGGAGTTTGAAGGCGTTGATGATATTACAAGATGATATACGGATTAATCAGAGACAGTGTTGTTTGCTTCTTCATATATTTACTTCTGCTTTCAACATAATTGCGGAGGAAATTAAGCTGAATCTCAAACTGGAAGAAAGAACTGTGAAGTGGAAACCGCTGGAAGAGCCGTTGAGAGAGCTTTACCGGATTTTTAAGGAAGGCGAAGTTTATATTCGGCGGTGTTTGGATAGCCGGGATTGGTGGGGTAAAGTTGTTAGTCTCCATCAAAACAGAGATTCAGTTGAGTTTCATGTTCATAATCTGCTTACATGCTTTTCGGCGGTTATTGAGGCGGTTGAAAATGTTAGCGAAATCTCCGGTTTAGACCAGGAGGAGATGCGGAAGAAGAGGGTAATGCTTGCGAGGAAGTATGATCGGAGTTGGAATGATTCCAAGCTTTTTCAATGGAGATTTGGGAAGCAGTACTTAGTTTGTAGTGAAATCTGTAGTCTAGTAGAGAGTTCAATTAAAGAAGATGGTTGGTTGCTTGTCGGAACGATGCAGGAAAAGATTAAGTCGGAATCAGTCACGAAGAACGAGCAACGACTCGGGGATTTATTCATTAAGAAGCTAAATCGGCAGCAGGTAGTTAATGGTAAGCTTCCGTCGAGTTCGATTTTGTTAGGGGCGGAAGATTATCAAGTGAGGCGAAGACTAGATGCTGGAGGACAGTATAAGGAAATTCAATGGCTCGGGGAGAGTTTCGCTTTGAGACATTTCTACGAGGATATCAAGCCGTTGAGTTCTGAAATCGCTACTTTGCTGTCgctttcacatcccaacattgTGCAGTACCTCTGCGGATTTTACGACGAGGAGAAGAAGGAATGTTTTCTTATAATGGAGTTAATGAACAAGGATCTTTTCACATACATGAAAGAGAACAGCGGTTCGAGGCGACAAGTCTTGTTTCCGCTTCCGGTTGTTGTGGATATCATGCTTCAGATAGCAAGAGGTATGGAATATCTCCACTCGCAGAAAATCTACGTCGGCGACTTGACTCCTGCTAATGTTTTTCTCAAACCCAGAAAGTCAACTGAAGGTTATTTTCACGTCAAAGTTTCGGGGTTTGGTTTATCTTCGATTGAAAATCCATCTTCTCGATACTACTCACCAGCGGAGCAAAATGCATCCAGTCCCTGTATTTGGCATGCCCCGGAAGTTCTGGCAGAACAAGAACCAACATCAAAGACTTCACCTCGCAAATACTCAGAGAAAGCAGATGTTTACAGCTTCGGGATGCTCTGTTCGGGGCTTCTGACTGGTAAACTTCCGTTCGAGGATGGGCATCTTCAAGGAGACCAGATGACAAAAAACATAAGAGCAGGAGAAAGGCCACTGTTCCCATCGCTTTCGCCGAAATACCTTGTTAACTTGACCAAAAAATGCTGGCACAGCGACCCGAATCATCGTCCTAGTTTCTCATCTATTTGCAGGGTACTGAGATACATCAAGAAATTCCTAGTGATGGATCCTCCTATTGAAGGTCAGCTCATTATGCAGTCCCCACCGGTAGATTATTCCGATCTGGAAGCAGGGTTTTTAAAGAGTCATCGGACGGAGAAGAACACCGTGTCGCAAATTCCATTTCAGATGTTCGTTTACAAGCTagctgagagagagaagatttcTTCAAGCTTTAGAAGTAAGCACACTGAAATAACAAATGGGGGCACTTTAAAAAGCTGGGACGAGAATACTTCGGTAATGGAGGATCCAATAACACTGGGTTCGATGTCTCCCGACATAAAGCCAATTTGCTACGATCTAAAATCAAATGGCACAGAGGAATCAGACAGGAAATTGCCATCCGATTTTTGGTCTGCTCGGACCGAGACTCAAGACAAGAAAATTGTGCAGAAAAAGAAGACGGTTAATTTCAGAAGCAGAAAAAATCCAG TTAACACGAAGACACGAACACCAGGAAAGTCATCAGGATGGAATCCACCAGGACACGGTACGAAAGCTGGTCGGGAAAAACTATTAGCTTCAAGATCTCTAAGTCCGGGCAAGCTCAGATCAAATGGACAAGCCGTAGTCCTTGAAAAATCATAG
- the LOC136211028 gene encoding protein SPA1-RELATED 2, translated as MDQGLGDEMAPLDVPEGGHLHNKENEYPLKPPESSNLLEYRQIVMPKEGEYAGGSFHVITDLLDAKDVTGNVNSVDASEHLRNGPHCMDDYGNIVEELTVQNYDSSNLPIVGTSNNRERLQTRESQRLHGYQLGAASGIGIGSSCNTALNRDNDPGISSVRENLNGAPSPAFLGHKAASCSRNEAMEQSTDAENKAVPPNMFTHSGIRTKMLSKSGFAEFFVKNTLNGKGITFRAPPDKPVKIMPNDANTGKAASVTLAASNSSPKIGMPSSAGTPGLKPTSSNHDGVSLRQWLNARKRKMKKVESLYIFRQIVDLVDYSHSQGLVLRDLRPSCFRLLISNQVKYIGCTVQRDTPGNAADQDNSCLENNMVRRQPAEQGTLPFVGSYAKKQKLSENNTSSRQWPQLTAKYTFKCETANDGDINLAGTRGSVNKFTAVEDYSNAEYGIQGKSSHLLSKTAQQQLTSVNVGLEDKWYASPEELNEGICTISSNTYSLGVLLFELLGHFDAGRGLDMAMSDLRHRILPAQFLSESPKEAGFCLWLLHPVPSSRPTTREILQCEVLSGLQKVSTEELSSSIDHDDAESELLFHFLITLNEHKQKYAAKLESDLRCIEADIEEVEKRYRSKNTSETQLSQISNSKEVRLKSNFSQLESAYFSIRSKIPEMNATQFQDKDLLRARENYYSALVGEGKQNPTDRLGSFFEGLCKYARYSKFEVRGLLRTGDFNNSANVICSLSFNRDLDYFSTAGVSKKVKIFEFNPLLDDSFDIHHPVIELPNKSKLSCVCWNNYIKNYLASTDYDGVVKLWDANTGQDVFQYSEHERRAWSVDFSRVYPTKLASGSDDCTVKLWSINEKKSLGTIRNIANVCCVQFSSYSTHLLAFGSADYRTYCYDMRNVRAPWCVLAGHDKAVSYVKFLDPETLVTASTDNSLRLWDLTKASASGLSTNACSLTLSGHTNEKNFVGLSVSDGYISCGSETNEVYAYHRSLPMPITSHKFGSIDPISGKQTDDDGGQFVSSVCWRGNSDMVLAANSTGCIKVLQMV; from the exons ATGGACCAAGGATTAGGTGATGAAATGGCTCCACTCGATGTGCCTGAAGGCGGACACTTACATAACAAAGAGAATGAGTATCCCTTGAAACCGCCTGAGAGCTCTAATCTCTTGGAGTATCGTCAGATTGTTATGCCTAAAGAGGGTGAGTATGCTGGCGGTTCTTTCCATGTTATTACTGATCTTTTGGATGCCAAGGATGTAACTGGAAATGTAAACTCTGTGGATGCATCGGAACACTTGCGTAATGGCCCTCACTGTATGGATGATTATGGGAACATAGTTGAAGAATTAACAGTTCAGAATTATGACAGTTCAAACTTGCCTATAGTTGGAACGTCGAACAACCGGGAAAGACTGCAAACTCGGGAGAGTCAGCGGCTCCATGGTTATCAACTTGGAGCTGCATCAGGAATCGGAATCGGGAGTTCATGTAATACAGCTTTGAACAGAGACAATGATCCGGGAATTTCAAGTGTAAGAGAGAATTTGAACGGTGCACCATCCCCTGCATTTTTGGGCCACAAAGCGGCAAGTTGTAGTAGAAATGAAGCTATGGAGCAATCAACAGATGCTGAAAATAAAGCGGTTCCACCCAACATGTTCACTCATTCTGGTATTCGCACGAAGATGTTATCAAAATCAGGGTTCGCTGAGTTTTTTGTGAAAAACACATTGAATGGCAAGGGGATTACTTTTCGAGCTCCACCCGACAAACCAGTAAAAATCATGCCAAACGATGCTAATACTGGAAAGGCTGCTTCTGTTACTTTAGCagcttctaattcttcaccaaAGATTGGAATGCCTTCTTCTGCCGGTACTCCTGGACTAAAGCCTACAAGTTCTAATCATGACGGAGTTAGCCTACGGCAATGGCTGAATGCACGAAAGCGTAAAATGAAGAAAGTTGAGTCCTTGTATATATTTAGACAAATTGTTGATCTGGTGGATTATTCTCATTCTCAAGGACTTGTCTTGCGTGACCTGAGGCCTTCTTGCTTCAGGTTGTTGATTTCGAATCAGGTTAAATATATCGGTTGTACTGTCCAAAGAGATACGCCGGGGAATGCCGCAGATCAAGATAACAGTTGCTTAGAGAATAACATGGTTAGGAGGCAGCCAGCAGAGCAGGGCACGTTGCCCTTTGTTGGATCATATGCAAAGAAGCAAAAGTTGAGTGAGAACAATACTTCTAGTAGACAGTGGCCTCAGTTAACTGCAAAATACACCTTCAAATGTGAAACTGCTAATGACGGTGATATCAACCTAGCCGGCACCCGAGGTTCTGTTAACAAATTTACTGCAGTAGAAGATTATTCAAATGCGGAATATGGGATCCAGGGTAAGAGCAGTCATCTGCTGTCTAAAACAGCTCAACAGCAGTTGACATCTGTCAATGTCGGGTTGGAAGATAAGTGGTATGCAAGTCCTGAGGAGCTGAATGAAGGAATCTGCACAATATCCTCAAATACATATAGTCTAGGTGTTCTGCTATTTGAG TTGCTTGGTCATTTTGATGCTGGAAGAGGACTTGATATGGCAATGTCAGACTTGCGTCACAGGATTCTTCCTGCTCAATTTTTATCTGAAAGTCCAAAGGAAGCTGGATTCTGCCTTTGGCTGCTTCATCCTGTACCTTCATCACGGCCAACAACGAG GGAAATTCTGCAATGTGAAGTGCTTAGTGGGTTGCAGAAGGTGTCTACAGAAGAATTATCATCTTCCATTGACCATGATGATGCGGAATCAGAACTATTATTCCATTTCCTTATTACATTAAATGAGCATAAGCAGAAGTATGCTGCTAAGTTGGAAAGCGATCTTAGGTGCATTGAAGCAGATATTGAAGAGGTTGAGAAGAGGTATCGTTCAAAGAATACCTCAGAGACTCAATTGTCGCAAATTTCTAATTCAAAGGAAGTGAGGTTGAAAAGCAATTTCAGTCAGCTTGAAAGTGCTTACTTCTCTATAAGGTCCAAAATTCCAGAGATGAATGCTACCCAATTCCAAGATAAGGATTTATTGAGGGCCCGTGAGAATTATTATTCGGCTTTGGTGGGTGAAGGAAAGCAGAATCCAACTGATCGTCTTGGATCCTTTTTTGAAGGTTTGTGCAAGTATGCTCGTTATAGTAAGTTTGAAGTACGTGGGCTTCTAAGAACTGGGGATTTTAACAACTCTGCAAATGTAATTTGCTCTTTGAGTTTTAACCGGGACTTGGACTATTTTTCTACTGCTGGGGTATCAAAGAAAGTAAAGATATTTGAATTTAATCCACTCTTGGACGATTCTTTCGATATTCATCATCCAGTTATTGAATTgccaaataaatcaaagcttaGTTGTGTTTGTTGGAACAACTATATCAAGAATTATCTGGCTTCAACTGACTATGATGGCGTTGTGAAG CTGTGGGATGCAAATACAGGTCAGGACGTTTTTCAATATAGTGAGCATGAAAGGAGGGCATGGTCTGTTGACTTTTCTCGAGTTTATCCGACAAAATTAGCCAGTGGAAGTGATGATTGTACTGTGAAGTTGTGGAGCATTAACGAG AAAAAAAGTTTAGGGACTATCAGGAACATTGCAAACGTATGCTGTGTTCAGTTCTCTTCTTACTCTACTCATTTGTTGGCATTTGGGTCTGCGGACTACAGAACCTATTGCTATGACATGCGAAACGTAAGAGCACCGTGGTGTGTATTGGCTGGTCATGATAAAGCTGTGAGCTATGTGAAATTCTTGGACCCTGAAACTCTGGTTACTGCGTCGACTGACAACTCCTTAAGACTTTGGGATCTTACTAAGGCTAGTGCTTCTGGACTGTCGACCAATGCTTGCAGTCTAACCCTTAGTGGGCATACTAATGAGAAG AACTTTGTAGGTTTATCTGTATCTGATGGTTATATATCATGCGGTTCAGAAACAAATGAG GTTTATGCTTACCATAGATCTCTACCAATGCCAATTACCTCACACAAGTTCGGTTCAATTGATCCTATTTCCGGGAAACAGACAGATGATGATGGCGGACAGTTCGTTTCTAGTGTCTGCTGGAGAGGGAATTCAGACATGGTTCTTGCTGCTAATTCCACCGGGTGTATAAAAGTGTTGCAGATGGTGTGA